DNA from Desulfuromonas sp. AOP6:
GCCTTTTTTCCCAGGGTTTCCTCGAGAGCGTCTCGACAGCGGCCCTGACAGTCGAGAGAGAGGGACTTGAAATCCTGCCCGCTCACAGCTGTATCAAAACCACAGAGGCCTGCGGCCGCCTCATTCATACGGACAATGTGCATCTGGGAATCGACGGTGACGATCCCTTCGGAAACACTATGGAAGATCGCGTCAAGATCGGCCTGATACCTCTTCTTTTCGTCGTTGATACTTTTGTAGCGCAGAGCCACCTGGGTCGTTCGCAGCAGAATGTCCTGGGTAACGGGTTTGGACAGGTAATCGAACGCCCCCAGCCGCACCGCCTCCCTGGCGGTCTCCACCCCCGGAAAGCCTGTAATCATGATGACCGGCACATCGATCCCCTGCGACCTGACTTCCTGCAGGATATCGATACCGCTGTCACCGCCCAGAAGAATGTCACTGAAGATGAGATCGACGCCCCCAGCCGCCAGCCTGTCCATGGCCTCCGTATAATTGGCCGCCGTCTCTACGGCATACCCCTCCTCGACCAGGAAGCTGGAAAAAGTAAAGCGGATGCTCTCCTCATCATCAATAATCAGTATCTTCTGAGCCATCTTGGCAGTCTCCTTTCGCAGCGACAGCGGGCAGATCCATCACGACCCGGGTATATTGTCCTTCTGCACTATCAAAGACAAGTCGACCATCATGGTCCCTGACAATGCCATGGCTGATGCTCAGCCCCAGGCCGGTTCCTTTGTCGTGCGGTTTGGTTGAGAAAAAGGGATTGGTGATACGCTCGATGATATCCAGTGGAATACCGGTACCCTGGTCGTACAGGGTCATGCGCACAAAAGGACGACCACCCACGCAGATCGTTTCTCCCGACAGGCGCAGGAGCTTGTCCTGATGGGCTCCGGCATACTTCTCGTTGAGGGCGTAGCGGGCGTTGCTGATCAGGTTGAGAAAAACCTGCTGAATCTGCTGTTTCAGGGCAAAAACCGGCGGAAGACCCTCAGTCAACTGCAACTCGAAACGGATACCGTCCTTGCGCAGCTGTGTTTCCACCAGGGCCAGCGAGTCGGCGAGAATCTCCTCCACGGCAACGGGAGCTTTCTTGTCCTTGCGTTCGCGGGCAAAGGAGAGCAGGTTGCGGACGATGGTGGCCACCCGGTCGCTTTCTTTGATGATGCGCAGGCTGATGTCCCGCTCCGGGCTCTGCTCCGCCGCCTTGTTGGCCAGAATCTGGGCGTAGTTGATGATCCCGTTGATGGGGTTGTTGATTTCGTGGGCGACTCCGGCAGCCAGCTCCCCTAAGGCGGCCAGGTGCCCGGCCCGGATCGTTTCGGTCTGCAGGCGGATTTTTTCGGTGATGTCGTGAGCCAGCTCGATGACGTTGCTGACCCGCCCCATCTCGTCCTTAATGGGAAAGGTGCGCATCCCCCAGATGCGGCCATCGCCCGTGGGCATGTGTCCCGACTCGGTCTTGCCGCTCTTCAGACTACGGATGGCGTGGCAGTCATCGCAGGGTGCGGCGCGATGGTGCCAGACTTCATGGCAACTCTTGCCGATCATATCGGCCGGCCGCCCTTTAATGGCCCGGGCGGCGCCCCGGTTGGCCCAGAGAATTTTCAATTCGGGGGTCAGCACCATGAGGGGATCAGGGATGCCGTCAAAAAGGGTTCTGAACTGTTCGAGCAGGCGACGATTTTCCTTTTCGCTCTGGCGCAGGCTCTCCTCCGCCTTCTTGCGCTCGGAGATGTCTCGGGCGATAGCCAGCACCGTCTGATGTCCACTCAATTCGAAAAGGTGGGCATTGATCTCAAAGGGGATGACCTGCTGCTGTTTGGTCAACACGTCCAGCTCCACGACGCCGTGACGCTCGCGCAGCACTATGTCGGCCAGACGATCGAGCTGTGCCTTGGTTTGGCTTGTGACAAAGTCTGCGGGGGTGAGCGCCTGAAGTTCTTGGCGGGAATAGCCCAGTTTCTGGACAGCAACCGTGTTGGCCTCGATGAAACGCCCCGGCTGATCCCCCTGGTGAAGTTGATACACACAAATGACATCATTGCCGCTGTTGAACAAGGCGCGGTAACGTTCCTCATTGCGCTTGAGATCTTCCATGGCCCTGCCGGCGCGCAACATGTAGCGGATGCGCTGCCCCAGAATCGGCCATTTGATGGGCTTGGTGACAAAATCGGTGGCGCCGGCCTCATACCCGCGCCGGATCGACTCCACATCATCCAGACCCGTCATCATAATGATGGGGAGGCCACCGCTCCCCTCTACTTGCCTCATGGCGGCACAGGTTTCGAAACCATCCATCTTCGGCATGACCACATCCAGAAGCACCGTATCGGGCTTATTGCGAGCAAACAGAGCCAGACCCTCTTCGCCATCGGCAGCCTCATTCACAGCAAAGCCTTCGGCCTGCAAAGCTTCCCGCACCAGGCGACGGATGATGCGATCGTCATCAATGACCAGTATGGTTGATTGTCTCGACTCTTGCGGATCATGCAGCATAGACTCAATCCCCCTGAAATGCCCTTCGTCCACTCTGTTGATTGTTAACCAATTTCCACCGATATTCCAGAAAAACCTTTTGTGTCGTCTTATGGCAACCATGTGTTCATTTTTAAAATATGTTCACTTTTTGCAGAAGATACAAAAAAGATTACAACATGGTCTCCCTTGACCCTTTTTGCGCCATGCTTTAAGATCGCCAAACCCGACTGGACAGGGAAGATATTCTTCTCTGAGCCAATGCCGCCACGATCAAAGAGAAAGAAAGGGTTTACCTATGAGGATCGCCGTTAATCCTGACTTGTGCCGGGGCACAGGTGACTGTGCCAAAACCTGTCCCATGGAAGCCATCACTCTCCAGGGAGGAAAAGCCCATATCGACATGGGCCGCTGCGACCTCGATGGCATCTGCATTGCCGCCTGCCCTGAACATGCCATCCAGTTCATCGAAGACTGACACGCTCGCTG
Protein-coding regions in this window:
- a CDS encoding response regulator, yielding MLHDPQESRQSTILVIDDDRIIRRLVREALQAEGFAVNEAADGEEGLALFARNKPDTVLLDVVMPKMDGFETCAAMRQVEGSGGLPIIMMTGLDDVESIRRGYEAGATDFVTKPIKWPILGQRIRYMLRAGRAMEDLKRNEERYRALFNSGNDVICVYQLHQGDQPGRFIEANTVAVQKLGYSRQELQALTPADFVTSQTKAQLDRLADIVLRERHGVVELDVLTKQQQVIPFEINAHLFELSGHQTVLAIARDISERKKAEESLRQSEKENRRLLEQFRTLFDGIPDPLMVLTPELKILWANRGAARAIKGRPADMIGKSCHEVWHHRAAPCDDCHAIRSLKSGKTESGHMPTGDGRIWGMRTFPIKDEMGRVSNVIELAHDITEKIRLQTETIRAGHLAALGELAAGVAHEINNPINGIINYAQILANKAAEQSPERDISLRIIKESDRVATIVRNLLSFARERKDKKAPVAVEEILADSLALVETQLRKDGIRFELQLTEGLPPVFALKQQIQQVFLNLISNARYALNEKYAGAHQDKLLRLSGETICVGGRPFVRMTLYDQGTGIPLDIIERITNPFFSTKPHDKGTGLGLSISHGIVRDHDGRLVFDSAEGQYTRVVMDLPAVAAKGDCQDGSEDTDY
- a CDS encoding 4Fe-4S binding protein, producing MRIAVNPDLCRGTGDCAKTCPMEAITLQGGKAHIDMGRCDLDGICIAACPEHAIQFIED